gtttttttgctggattttggatttttttttcttttggtttctcctttttttttttttttttaatttttctctccccGTTCCttggggaaggagctgcctgcCGGCCCCGCTCGGGCTCCCCGCTGCAGTCGTGGCAGTGCCGTGGAGGCTGGGACCCCCCCACAAGCCAAGGTGAGCGCTGGCACTCATCCGACACGGCATCACCCCTTTCCCCCCGGAAAGGTGCGTCGGGCCGGTAACCAAAGAGCGGGCACACactccaaaaaaaccaaaggccACCCTGCATCTAGAAGCGTACAAAATATCCTGATAGCGGGACTCGCATTTGGGATCTGTTAGTTCTCTTGCTCATGCCACTGCCCCCTGGTTGCCTCAATGGCAGGATCATGAagtgtttgactttttttcttctgcttccagAGACCTTAAAGAAGTCCAAAAAGAGTGTGAGATCAAACGGCAAGGTGCCAGGATGCTATGAGATAGTGCCCCTGTCCCTGAAGAAGAAGATGGCTGCAGAACTTTACCCTGCCAGCACCAACACTAACATTGCAAACAGCaacgccgccgccgccgccaccgctGCCAACAGCAAGAAGAAcgccctgcagctccagcagagcgcccagccgcccccgccgccccagCTCCAAAAcctcaacaacaacaacttGGAGAGCGCCAACTGGCAATCCTTCCATCCCACGCTGCGGGAGAGGTAAGGGCCCGGCCCGCCGGACCCTCCCCGGGCGGGCGGGAGAGAGAGGCGCCCGCCCTGTGCACCTGCGCCCCGGCCAGGCGAgagcgcggggccgggctggaGCCCCGGGGGCCGCCGGCGGGAGGCTGGGGCACCGGGCGAGGGGCAGCCCGCGGCTAACGGGGcttctcccccctcccctgcttGCAGGAACGCGCTGATGTTCAATAACGAACTCATGGCTGACGTTCACTTCATCGTGGGCCCGCCAGGGGCATCCAAGAAAGTTCCTGCCCATAAGGTTTGTGCAGataatttttggctttttaatgCTGCTGTGCAGGTCGCCTTTTCCCCCTGCCTTACAACTAGGttccacttttttattttttttcctaattatagCTCTTGTCTAATCCCAGAAGTAATTCACATACACTGCAATTAAAGGGAGCAGTCTAAGGCAGTGTTCTGCTTCCACTGCAGCTTGTAACTTTCGCTAAATGTAGCTTTTAGGAAAGCCAGCACGCTCGGCTGTTCCCGATCCATGTTACTGAggcttctctctttttattttccagtatgTTTTGGCAGTTGGTAGCTCTGTCTTCTATGCTATGTTTTATGGCGATCTCGCAGAGGTCAAATCTGAAATCCATATACCAGATGTGGAACCTGCAGCCTTTCTAATCCTATTAAAGTAAGTGGCCACTACAAGTCTGCTAATTACATGGACAGAATCAAAGTAGCTTATAAAATATACATCTCCTAATTGACATTGTGCAATATGCACTTATTGCTGTTTACTTAATGTGCTGACAAATATTGAATGTCAGATTCACTGCCAGCAAAGACGAATATAGATTATTTTCATggcctactttttttttttttccctgagaaactaatattttttttttttcacccctcCGTCTAGATATATGTATAGCGATGAAATAGACCTGGAAGCTGACACAGTTCTGGCTACACTGTATGCTGCCAAGAAGTACATCGTGCCGGCCCTAGCAAAGGCTTGCGTCAATTTTTTGGAGACCAGCTTAGAAGCGAAGAACGCTTGTGTCCTGCTGTCTCAGAGCAGGCTCTTCGAGGAGCCAGAGCTGACGCAGCGCTGCTGGGAAGTGATTGATGCTCAGGCAGAAATGGCACTGAAGTCAGAGGGCTTCTGTGAGATAGATCAACAAACACTAGAGATCATTGTAACCCGGGAAGCACTCAACACCAAGGAAGTGGTAGTTTTCGAGGCTGTTCTCAACTGGGCAGAGGCTGAATGCAAAAGGCAAGGGCTGCCGGTTACGCCACGCAACAAGAGGAATGTATTAGGGAAAGCTTTGTACTTGGTGCGGATTCCAACCATGACTTTGGAAGAGTTTGCCAACGGAGCTGCCCAGTCCGACATCCTCACCCTCGAGGAGACTCACAACATATTCCTGTGGTACACAGCCGCAAATAAACCCAAATTAGAGTTCCCcctgacaaaaagaaaaggactcGTGCCTCAGCGCTGCCATCGGTTTCAGTCGTCTGCGTATCGCAGCAATCAGTGGAGGTACCGGGGGCGATGTGACAGTATTCAGTTTGCCGTAGACAAACGGATATTTATAGCAGGACTGGGATTGTATGGGTCAAGCTGTGGCAAAGCTGAATACAGCGTCAAAATCGAACTGAAGCGCTTAGGCGTTGTCCTTGCTCAAAATCTGACAAAGTTTACCTCCGACGGCTCCAGTAACACCTTCTCTGTGTGGTTTGAACACCCTGTGCAGGTTGAGCAAGACACGTTTTACAATGTAAGTGCTATTCTCGATGGTAACGAACTCAGTTACTTTGGACAAGAGGGAATGACTGAAGTGCAGTGCGGGAAAGTGACGTTCCAGTTCCAGTGCTCCTCGGACAGTACTAATGGAACCGGAGTACAAGGAGGACAAATACCTGAGCTCATTTTCTATGCATGATGCATTTCACCTTGATTGTATTCCAGTGCTGCAATGATGCACATTAAGGGATTTTTCGGTTTTACTACGAACTCTGCAGCAGTATGGAATGTTACGCTACTTACCTATCTGCTACATCAGGCTATACAAATAAGTGAAGGAATGCTCTTGAatttaatcttattttatttattcataagCTATTTGACTTAATTATTAAGACTGCaacatgcagaaaaatgttaaattttgcACGTactgtgcatttattttgtatatagATAACTAACTTGCAGACTGCAGCTGACTCAAACAGAATGTTCTAAACTAGAGCAGTTTACGAATCTGtgaaatataaaacatttttacttgCCCTAAATCCTGTGTACTTGATCTTTGCTGACCTTATGGCTTGTGTGCGTTAATTCATGTACAGCTAACAGGGGTGATGACACTGTAGTCTGGTCCCTGTGTGCATCCACACCCAGCAAATACGAAGGTTCCCTCTCTTGGTAACTGAAACTATCCATCAGCAgcctttattttcccctcatgAGAAAAGGAGCTGACATTTGAGGAAGCtcagggttttttgtgtgttgcCCAAGCTGAAGATAGACAAACCATCAGTATAATCAAAGCTGATCAAAATCATCCTGTGGTTATATTTGAAAACTCCTAATGCTCCTTCACATGCAGCATCTCTGTTATCCTCCAGCCTGCCCCCCAAACAGCAACACTGCCACTTGCACCTGTCAAACTACACCCCCCCCTTGAATGGCCAGAGTCAAGACACACAGATGAAGTTAATTAATTCAGTGACAGGGCTGCATCACAAATTTAGCCCAGGGCTGTATTACTGGCAGACACTATCTGAATTTACATCCCATCTTTatgggctgagagcagcaggcatTAGAAAAATGCTTGCAAGATGGTGTTTAGGTTCACTTAAGATTACTAATTAGAAATAAGCCACCTTAAACCCAAGCTGTTGGatctttcttcctgctcttttttgGAAAACACAGGCTCAGGCATTATCAGCAATCATTCTATGCTAGTACTTTTCTCAGAAAGTGATAAAAGTTTTTTCTCAAAGGTCTCATGATCATAGCTGAGGCAGTTAGAAATATTTACTGGATTTTGTAATTCTTAGGATGAGCTTGGAAGAGAGTGCTCAAACAGCAGTCTAAACCAGTATTTTTTCCATGTATAACAACTACCTCTACATCTAACACGTTTGCCTTTTCCCAAGCTGCATTAATTTTCACCTTGAAACTAAGCTGCAATGCAAATCCtgcctgttttctctctctaaaaaaagaccaaataagcaatgaaaagaaggaagggaagtggATTACTGAGAACAAgacctctgcagcagagctggagctgcgcGGTGCCGCGCCGCCCGGGCGCTGCTGTGGCGATGCTCCATGTgcgagctgctgctgctccccttgctgcagaggcagcagccctgtgccagcccagcacagctcaagGGGTGTGCCTGTGCTGTCCTGCAACACAGCCATCTGATTCTCTTGGTACAGATTAAAGAGAGTGGGAGTGAGAGTGGGTAAAGAAGCAGGAAGATAATTCCTACGCAGAGGTGGGTAACAGTCACAAGATCTCAGTATAAATGCACTCTTTTAACTGGAATTGGCACCAATTCCCTTGGCTTAAACCAACAACTTAGAGAATGGCTTCTATACCCTTTTGGCAGGTTAAACCCCGCCTTCCTATCACAGTTACAATTTCAGTGTTGACTTATTAGAAGTTATTCACATGTTTGGAAAAAGTTGCTCCTCATTTTCCACCAAGCCACTTGTATTTCAAGCACTGAACAGCTCACCTACAGGTGATGGACAGATAGTAAAATTGGCAAATACTTATCAAATGTTGCATCTGTGGAATTAAAGCGTGACAGGCCTGCAGGAGCTTGCTGACACACAAATTTGTTACACGTCAGTCCATTGTCTTAGTATAGCCCAAATTACTCTTGGAAAAAGCAACACAActatttgcaaaagaaaacagcatctAGTTCCAAAAAAGCTCTTCCATAAAGGAGAACAGGCTCTTATAGTCAGCAATGCTCCTCAGCCTGGATTGATTCCAGCTTCACTATAAAGTTTCTACTTGAGTATTAACATACAATactgtgtatatatacatacatacatatttcttttcaagtaaCCATAGGAATAAAAGACTCAAATAGTCAAAAGtcaaatcattaaaaaaatacctatGGCTGGAGCATTTATGCAGAGTTCTCTGGCCAACACAAGGAAGGTTTTTCCCAGCACATAGACATTCACctattaaaagacaaaaaaagcattATGTAGATCATAAACCACAAATGTTTTTAATAGAACATTTATATGGAAAGGAGAAAACCCcaacttttaaaatcttaacttgcttaaaaaaaattaaattctacaaGCAACATTCATATGTACAGGATAATACTCAGTGCCTGTCAAAATCTGCACAAATTAGCATTGTAAATCAAAGAGTAAGTTTAtactgaaaaaattataaaaagttGTTCATCATGTTCTTCAGtgggctcagtgctgctctgtaaTACAGTTTTTCAGTTGTCACATTACATCATAAGGCAATAAGTAGACTTAAATGAAATATCAGTATATATAAAGTGTCATTTATCTTGTACCATTACAAAACCTGAGCAAATACAAGTCAGTGCAAATTTCGGTTCTGCATGATCATCTGTAGTGGCATAATTAAGTATTGCACAAGCACACACCAAACTTTTCACCAAATCAAGGAGTGGTGCTATATGCCCCAAGGGTTATTTGTCATAATCTTGCTGTTTGGACATTGCCTCAGATCACATTGAAAacattaagaacaaaaaaaaataaaaatcaggaaagcCTGAAACCACACCAAACCTGCTCAGGCACCAgggacagagctctgctcccatcCCCTCCTTCACTGCTGCACCCAGGAGGATGTAAATTGATTCATACTCTGATTTGCAATTTATAGCACAGACAAccatatttgtattttacaaGTCTGAGGAAGTTTTCTATCTTAAGATGTGTTTTTGTGGTCAGCAAGAAAGGCAGGATACACTCCAGTTCCCAATCAGTCTCAAACATTCCCACGGAGCTCCGTGAACACCTTGCTTCCCCCAAGGCATATGTAAAGGTCAAGGTTAGTATAAAAAACTCCATCCTCCTACACTCCAAGCAAGtaggtttttggtttgttttgaacAATGGTATATACTCTGTTGCTCTTATGGAACAAAACTGCCCCTCTCTTTCCTGTGCCTGGATAGTGAAGTGTTTACTTAGCAGTCAATTACCCAACTGAGTGACAATTGTGGCACAAGCCTATGGAATTAAAAAACTATTGCTCTTTCCATTTCATCAAAGAGCTTTGCCAACATTAGGTTAAAAGCAGGCTTTCCTTCCAAATGTATAGATGGTTCTACCAACCTAGCTACAATATATGTAtctcaacaacaacaacaaccaaacccccaaacaacTGACATTATTTTCACCTAGTCCTTCAAAATGTTTacaggaaaatgttctttctgtgtatttttctcaaatatatttaaaaaatcagaaattagaACTTCAAAGATATCCTCAGAATGATCACATATCCTGAAAGTGACTGTGCAATCAATTATACATGAGATGATGGTAATTCATTCCATGTTTAGTGAGAAATGAGTGTATTCCATGCTGTGTCTGACCAATGGCTGGATTGGCCTAGAAGATGCAAAAATACTGCCTTaacttttactttttcttcctaaaaataGCAGGCAACATAGAAGCACTATTctaggagaaggaaaagagtaAAACATACCCTCTGAATGAGAATTCTATTTCCTAGGATATAAATTACCaaattttctacagaaaaaaatacacacctACTGAATCTGGCAATTGATACTGGAGCCTGAGAGCGTGGGACTTTCCATGAGCCACTGAGACAGAACAGATATCACTAAAGCAAAAtgtctgcagcatttcagctggCTTTAGATTCACTGCAAGCTCGAAAAGGGTTGTTTTGACCTTTTGtctaaaaaatattaacataaaGAATGAGTGTTTGGCTGTAATTTCAGCCTTCTAAGCTGGCCGACTAAGTTACTATAAATCTTGAACCTCATCACTTAGATCTTGTTCTGCAAGGACGATTTCACCACACAAATCAATAAAGTTACTTCAGTGGAGCCAAGTATGTATGATGTTTCCATTAGAGGCTTCACAAACTCATCTAGTTCTTTCATATTagtctaggaaaaaaaaaaaaacctacctaAAACTCTAATCCAAACAAGCGTTTTTTCCTTCTAGCCTTTTCCTTGTCACGACATCCAAACATTTGATGTTTGTCACCATCAAAAACTCCTTCGTCACTCTCTGAAACTCCTCCCAAGCAAACTTTCCATAAACACAATAATAAAGAGCAAATAAATATGAAGAGGCATAAAGAagcaggtatttttttcctagtgaagTTTTAACAATCAAAGTCATTTCCAAATTAAATCTAAAGCAAAGAcaaatgaataataaatgtGCTCAATGACtatttatccttctttcctTCGCCTAACTAAAAGTCTCCTGATCTATGGTTTATTTGAGAAGTAATGCACTTAAATCTAACCTGCTTTTCCACTTCACCCACATCAGCAGTGTTTGATTACTTCAAGGTGCAGGCAGTGTATTTGCacttaaattaaaatagaaatggtAAATGAgggaatttctttcttttgctcacAAGCCCATTTCTTTGTAGTCTCTGGTTACTACCTAAttagaaagaaagcaaaatatacaGTAGAGTCCATGTTCTGTATTGTTTTCCTCATGAAGCTCACACATTTTATGCCAGGGTCACAAAAAGAATCAGGAATATTTAATTGCTTCCAATTTTTATGGCAAATCAGTAGAAAAAAAGACTTCAGGCCCTCTCAAACAATATGCTTCTCAACTTTAAAAGTTAACAGATACTCACAGATTCTGGAGCCCTTctcataaatgaaaaattaaagatgGCATAAAGTTCACCCAGAAATCTGTAATGCCACTGAACTCCTGAAACATGATATTTAAGATCTCCTGggtttagtggaaggtggcCCTTTCACTAAAATTTTATTCCTCTATCACTGATTTCATCTATTACTCACACACGGATCTCGTGACAGAAGAGATATGATATAAAATAGGCATTTAGAGAGGTCTTTCTTTACTCTCATCATTTGGTTTTTCTGCACTCCATTAAGCTTAGAAAATTAGGAGAATTAATTTAGAGGCCTACTTTAATTTCTAGTTCTTTCTTCATTAAGAACTTCTTATAAAAATTCATATACTCCAATCCATCAAAAGCTTAACATTCCAAATTTAGAATCATATGACATTTGCATTTATAAAACCTAATTTTATATGAGTTCTTAGAATGGTGAATAAACAAAAATGCCCTTCTAAAAGGATGTCTCTGGCTTAAACTTGAATTGGTGCAGCTTTAAAGCTTACCACATCAACTTCAGCCTCTTTTCCCCTTAATTTAAAAGGATCATActgaaaaacagtatttcttcAAACCCTCCCCAGTCAAAACTGTTGAAGTGAGAcaattattttatatactttCACAAGacttgtgctggtttttttgcagattttcacCATATATTAAAATTTCCTAAACTTGATGCAATCACTAGGTTTAAGCGTCAAGACCAAATGCAAAAGAGGGGTGTCAACCTCTGCTAGAGGggagattttaaaatatctgcataTCCTGATAGTTTTTACCATATTCTCTTACATTCAACTCATATTTAACAGAGTAAGTTTACGAGCATGTGGACCCAGCACggattttttattaaaaaaaaaaggcaaaacaaaaagccaagtAGCTTCTTTAGCAGGAAGACATTTTTCAGACAAAGAAGTATGTGCTCACCAAGGCACTGCAAAAACCTCTTTTTACAGGAGACCTTAAGATTCTCTAAGATGTTGTCCTTTACCAATAGTTAATTTCTGTTCTCATTATCAAACACATTATGTTAATTAAAAGGGGCATTTAGTGAAGGAATGGCTTCCAATTATTCAGTTACATCTTCACAACAAGATCCTTCTACTTGTTATGCTCTTTGCCCTTCACAGTATTTTTTGGAGACAGTCTTTTCATTTCACATCTGTCAGTCATCAGACACTGATTTCAAAGGGACACTTCCAGAGAGACTCTTATCCTTTCATAATTTCCTCTTGCTTTCACATCATGCCTGATCTGTTCACAAATACCAATATAGTTCCACTTTCAGAAATAACAACAAACACCTCATTTCCAGGAACACGGGAATTCATCAGTCTAACACCTTCCAGAATTTTAAACTCTCCTGGGGAAACAGAGAATCTCCCATTCATACAGCTGCCAGGTTACCAGGTCACTTTAACTTCTGGAGAGtagcaaaaaataaagctgctaCCATTGAATGGAAGTTTCTGTTTGACTGTAAGTTATAAAACAATAACCCTTCTACAAGCGATTTCCAAAAAGGCTTTTCAAGACCACAGTGTGACATTCTGGCAAAGTACAACAAATGGTGACAGTGGTTAAGATATTCCTCTAGAAAGACAAAGACCGGGCAGTTGGAGCACGATGAGAATTCACACTGTGAAACATCCATGGCTGCTTGCCTAAATAATTAAGCAAGCATGAAAAGCAAATGAGTTTTTAAGGAGAGTGTCTGTTGCTGGGGAAAGAGGCACCTGTGGTTATTTGATTCATTATTAACATTTCTAGTGTAGTAATGCCTGAAGGTCCCAAACAGGTTGTTTAAATTAACTCAATCAACAACAATTTGCATAGGGGCAATAAAGGCAAATACAGTCAACATGTTAATAACTTTAAATGAACAAAGGGTATTAAAAACTGAAGCAAACCAGTACAGTCTTtaaaagaatactttttttacctttctccATGCAATAAACtgaaacatcctttttttttggatcaTACTGCATTTAGAGCAGTCAAAAGGcaacacacaaaaatacaaacaagtACCAAACTCAGCTTGTCAGGCTGTCAATCAAAAGAGACACAAATCAAAATTAAGCAGCTTCCCTCTCCTACTGGGTTTTAAAGCACTGCCTTTAGTCTGGGGACTCCAAAGAAGACTCTCCTTCTGCTAATCACATCCATGGCAGTCCTGAAGTTCTTCCTCCAATATCACAGCAGTACAGTA
This region of Motacilla alba alba isolate MOTALB_02 chromosome 5, Motacilla_alba_V1.0_pri, whole genome shotgun sequence genomic DNA includes:
- the BTBD6 gene encoding BTB/POZ domain-containing protein 6 isoform X1, which gives rise to MPLPPGCLNGRIMKCLTFFLLLPETLKKSKKSVRSNGKVPGCYEIVPLSLKKKMAAELYPASTNTNIANSNAAAAATAANSKKNALQLQQSAQPPPPPQLQNLNNNNLESANWQSFHPTLRERNALMFNNELMADVHFIVGPPGASKKVPAHKYVLAVGSSVFYAMFYGDLAEVKSEIHIPDVEPAAFLILLKYMYSDEIDLEADTVLATLYAAKKYIVPALAKACVNFLETSLEAKNACVLLSQSRLFEEPELTQRCWEVIDAQAEMALKSEGFCEIDQQTLEIIVTREALNTKEVVVFEAVLNWAEAECKRQGLPVTPRNKRNVLGKALYLVRIPTMTLEEFANGAAQSDILTLEETHNIFLWYTAANKPKLEFPLTKRKGLVPQRCHRFQSSAYRSNQWRYRGRCDSIQFAVDKRIFIAGLGLYGSSCGKAEYSVKIELKRLGVVLAQNLTKFTSDGSSNTFSVWFEHPVQVEQDTFYNVSAILDGNELSYFGQEGMTEVQCGKVTFQFQCSSDSTNGTGVQGGQIPELIFYA
- the BTBD6 gene encoding BTB/POZ domain-containing protein 6 isoform X2, whose translation is MAAELYPASTNTNIANSNAAAAATAANSKKNALQLQQSAQPPPPPQLQNLNNNNLESANWQSFHPTLRERNALMFNNELMADVHFIVGPPGASKKVPAHKYVLAVGSSVFYAMFYGDLAEVKSEIHIPDVEPAAFLILLKYMYSDEIDLEADTVLATLYAAKKYIVPALAKACVNFLETSLEAKNACVLLSQSRLFEEPELTQRCWEVIDAQAEMALKSEGFCEIDQQTLEIIVTREALNTKEVVVFEAVLNWAEAECKRQGLPVTPRNKRNVLGKALYLVRIPTMTLEEFANGAAQSDILTLEETHNIFLWYTAANKPKLEFPLTKRKGLVPQRCHRFQSSAYRSNQWRYRGRCDSIQFAVDKRIFIAGLGLYGSSCGKAEYSVKIELKRLGVVLAQNLTKFTSDGSSNTFSVWFEHPVQVEQDTFYNVSAILDGNELSYFGQEGMTEVQCGKVTFQFQCSSDSTNGTGVQGGQIPELIFYA